CCTGGACCTCGTCGACGACACCGGCCACAGCGACGACACCCGGCGCCGCGCCCTGCTCCGCGCCCGTCTGTCCTGGCTGGCGGGCATCGTCGCCGCCGGGGTGGAGGTGTGCGGCTACGAGTACTGGTCGGTCCTCGACAACCTGGAAGCGAAGTTCCGCTACACCCGCCTGTACGCGATGGCGGTCCCGGACCACGAGGTCGCGCCGGGCCCCCCGATGCCGTCGGACTGGGTGCACGGGGGAGCGTTTGCCGCGGCGCCCGGCACCTGTCCGAAGGGCGGGCTGTCCCTCGTACCCGGGAGTCAGGGCGTCGGCGCCTCGTAGTCGCGGCCACGGATGAGCCGTACCGGGCAGTAGACCAGGACGTCCTCGTCCCGCTGGTTGCGTACGGTGATCCGGCTGGTCACCACGCCCCGGCCGGGCTTGCTGGAGGGGCGGCAGCCCGTCGTCTCCACGATCGCGTGCAGCGTGTCCCCGACATACACCGGCCCCCGCACGGTCAGCTCCATGTGCAGAAAGGCGAGACCCGTGCCGTGCAGCACGTTCGTCTGCAGCACGAGACCCTCGGCGAGGCAGTACGTCAGGCCGCCCGGGACCAGCCGGCCGGTGTACCCGCCCTCCGCCGCGTGCGTGGCGTCCCAGAAGAGGGGCTCGGTGAAGCCGCCCCAGGTGACGAAGTTGACCAGGTCGGTCTCGGTGACGGTCCGGCGGGCGGTCCGGAAGACCTGCCCGACCGGCATCTCCTCGTACGTCAACCCCTTGACCAGCGGCGGGACTTCGGTGGTGATCTGTTCCGGCGTCATGATCGGTCGGTTCCTCTCGTGGGTGGTCAGAGTTCGAGCGGGTGCTTGCCGCCCACGCCCTCGAAGTCCGGGGTGCGCTTGTCGCGGTGGGCGGCCAGTCCCTCGACGACCTCGTGTCCGCCGAACCCGAAGAACTCCAGCCCGAGGGAGGCCTCGAAGATCGGCTGCGCGGTGCGGTACCAGTGGTTCAGGGACCGCTTGGTCCAGCTGATCGCGCTGGTGGGGCCGGCGGCCAGGACGGTCGCCACGCGCAGTGCCTCCGTGTGCACGTCCGCGTCGTCCACGCACTTGGACACCAGGCCGATCCGTTCGGCCTCCTCACCGGTGAGCGCCTCGCAGGTCAGCAGGTAGTACTTGGCCTTCGCCATGCCGCACAGCAGCGGCCAGCAGATGGCCGCGTGGTCACCGGCCGCGACCCCGAGACGCGTGTGCCCGTCGACGATCTTCGCCGTGCGGGCGGCGACGGAGATGTCCGCGAGCATGCCGATGACCAGTCCCGCGCCGACCGCGGGGCCGTGGATCGCGGAGACCACGGGCTTGGAGCAGTTGATCACCCCGTAGACCATGTCCCGTGCCTCGCGCATCACCCGGGCACGCACCGCGTAGTCCCCGGTCATGGCATCGATGGAGTCGAAGGTCCCGCCCGCCGAGAATGCCCGGCCCGCGCCCTGGAACAGCACGACCCGGGTCTCCTCGTCCCGGTCGATCACCGGCCAGATGTCGGCCAGCTCTCCGTGCATCCTGGGATCGACCGCGTTGAGGTTCGGTGAGTCGAGCACGACGCGCAGTACGCCGGGGGAGGGCCGCTCGAAGGTCAGGCTCGTGAACGGGGCGTAGATATCGGTCACGTCGCGCTCCTGGTGGAATCAGTGCGGATACTATAATTATCTAACTGTATCGAGCGGAGCGCGGCAAGCGGTCGGCAGCCGCGTCGCACCGAGGACGGGAAGGTCGCGATGGACCTCACCTTCACCCAGGAACAGGACGAACTGCGCAAAGTCGTACGGTCGTTCCTGGCCAAGTACTCCGACGAGGCGGCCGTACGCCGTCTCGCCGCCGACCCGAAGGGCCACGACGACCTTCTCTGGCACCGGATGGCAGGCGAGCTGGGCCTCCAGGGCCTCGCCGTACCGGAGGAGTACGGCGGCTCCGGCTTCGGCTACGTCGACATCGGCATCGTCTTCGAGGAGGCGGGCCGCGCGCTGCTGTGCGGGCCGTACTTCGCCACCGTCGCCCTGGCCGCCGAAGCCCTGCTGCGCTGCGACGACGAGCAGGCCCGCCGCGACCTCCTGCCGGGCATCGCATCCGGCGGGACGGTGGCCACACTGGCGCTCACCGAGGACACCGGCCGCTGGGACGAGCCCGGCATCCGCCTCACCGCACACGACACGGCGTCCGGCTGGCAACTGACCGGCACGAAGACCTACGTGCCCGACGGCCATCTCGCCGACCTGCTCCTCGTCGCCGCCCGCACGCCCGCCGGAGTCAGCCTCTTCGCGGTCGACGCCGCCGACGCACCAGGTCTGGCGCGCACCCCCCTGCCCACCCTCGACCAGACCCGCAAACAGGCCCGCCTGGAGTTCGCGGACACCCCCGCCCGGCTGCTGGGCACCGAGGGCACGGCGTGGCCCGCGCTGCGACGCACCCTCGCCACCGCCTCCGTCCTGCTCGCCGCCGAGCAGGTCGGGGGAGCGGCCGCGGCCCTGGACGCCGCCGTGGACTACGCCGGGATCCGGGTGCAGTACGGCCGGCCCATCGGCTCGTTCCAGGGGATCAAGCACAAGTGCGCCGACATGCTGACGGACATCGAGTCGGCCCGCTCGGCCGCGTACGGCGGACTGTGGGCGCTGGACGCCGGGGACGAGACGGAGATCGCCGTCGCGGCCGCACTGGCGCACGTCTTCTGCTCGGAGGCCTTCACCAGGGTCGCCGGCGACAACATCCAGGTCCACGGCGGCATCGGCTTCACCTGGGAGCACCCCGCGCACCTCTACTTCAAGCGGGCCAAGAGCTCCGAGGCGCTGCTCGGCCCGCCGTCGTACCACCGGGAACTGCTGGCCGCCCGGCTCGGCATCTGAACCTCAGGAGGACGTTGGCATGGAGCTGGACTTCGGACCCGCCGTACGTGACTTCCGCGACGAGCTGCGGGACTGGCTCGCGGACCACCTCGTGGGCGAGTTCGCCGGGCACCGGGGCGTGGGCGGTCCCACCGACGGCGCCGCCTGGGAGGTCCGCCTCGCCTGGGACCGCGAGCTGTCCGCGGGGAACTGGCTGGGCGTCGGCTGGCCCGGGGAGTACGGCGGACGCGGTCTCGGGCTGCTCGAGGAGATCGTCTTCGAGTACGAGTACGCCCGCGTGAACGCCCCCTACCGGGCCACGGTCAACGCCCTCGACCTGCTCGGCCCCATGCTCCTCAAGGTGGGCGCCGAGGAGCAGAAGAAGCGCTTCCTGCCGCCGATCCTCGCCGTCGAGGAACTGTGGGGTCAGGGCTTCAGCGAACCCGGCGCCGGCTCCGACCTGGCCTCGGTACGCACCCGGGCCGAGCGCGAGGGCGAGCAGTGGGTGGTCAGCGGACAGAAGGTGTGGACGTCCTTCGGTATCCACGCCGACTGGCTCTACGTCCTCGCCCGCACCGATCCGGACTCGGTCCGGCACAAGGGTCTGACCATGCTGCTCCTGCCCACGGACCAGCCGGGCGTCGAGATCCGCCCCATCCGCAATCTCGCCGGCCAGGACGAGTTCGCCGAGGTGTTCCTCTCGGATGCCAGGACCGGCGCGGACATGGTCGTCGGCGAGGTGGGCCAGGGCTGGCGCACCGCGATGGCCACGCTCGGCATCGAACGCGGCACGACCCTCCTGCCCCAGCAGCTCACCTTCGAGCGCGAGGCGGAGGCACTGATCGACCGGGCCCGGGAACGCGGCGCGCTCGACGATCCGATGCTGCGCCGTCAGATCATCGACGCCTGGATCTCCGTACGCATCATGCGCACCACCAACCTCCGCACCATCGCCGAACTCACCGCGGGCCGCACCCCGGGCGCCCAGGCCACCACGGCCAAGCTGTACGCCTCCACCCGGCACCAGCAACTCGGCCACCTCGCCCAGGAGTTGGCAGGTCCCGCCGGGCAGATCGTCGGCGAGGACTACGGCCTCGACACCCGGCAGCGCTCCTTCCTGCTCTCCCTCGCGGAGACGATCTACGGCGGATCCAGCGAGATCCAGCGCAACATCATCGGCGAGCAGGTGCTCGGTCTGCCGAAGGAACCCCGGCCGTGACATCGATGGAGGAGCGCGTCGAGCGCATCGAGTCCCATCTCGCCGTCCAGCAACTGCCCATCCGCTACGCACTGGCCGTGGACGCCCGCGATCTCGACGCCTGGGTGCACTGCTTCCCGGCCGACGTGGACATGGGGCGCCACGGCCGCGGCCGGGACGCGCTGCGCGCGTACATCGAACCCCTCGTGCGGGGCTTCAACCGCTCGGTCCACCAGATCTGCGGCCACCGCATCGAGTTCACCGGCCGTGACACCGCCACCGGTTCCGTCTACTGCCGTGCCGAACACGAGGTGGGGGAGCGGTGGATCGTGATGGCGATCCGCTACCTCGACGACTACGCGCGCGTGGACGGCGAGTGGTACTTCACCCGGCGCCGCGAGCAGCACTGGTATGCGGCGGACGTGACCGAGCGCCCCCAACAGGTGGGATTCGAGGGCTGGGAGGGCGCCGGAGCACCGGCGCTGCCCGCCGCCTTCCCCTCCTGGGGCGCCTTCTGGAAGGAGACGTGATGCCGCGGTTGTCGGGAAGAACAGCCCTGGTCACCGGTGGAGGCCAGGGCGTGGGCCGCGGAATCGCGCTCGCCCTGGCGGCCGAGGGGGCGGCGGTGGTGATCACGGGCCGTACCGAAGGCACGCTCAAGGACACCGCCGAGGAGATCACCGCGCGCGGCGGCCGGGCCCACACCGTGGTGGGGGACGTCGGCGAACGGGCCGACGTCGACCGCATGGTGGCCGAGACGGTCCGGGAGTTCGGCGGCCTCGACGTGCTCGTCAACAACGCGCAGGCGTCCGTCCAGCGCCGGCTGGAGCAGACGTCCTACGACGATGTCGAACTCGCCTACCGCACTGGCCCGTTGGCGACCTTCCACGCGATGCAGTCGGCCCTGCCCCATCTGCGGGCCCGCCGCGGCAGCGTCGTCAACCTCGGGTCCTCCGCCGCGGTGCAGGGCGAGGTGGGCTTCGCCTCGTACGCGATGGCCAAGGAGGCGATACGGGGACTGACCCGGGTCGCCGCCCGGGAGTGGGGCGTGTACGGGATCCGCGTGAACGCCGTCTGCCCGGCCGCGCTGAGCCCGGCTGCGCAGGCGTACTTCACCGACCACCCGGAGAAGGCCGAACAGGTGCTGGCCGGCATCCCGCTCGGACGCATGGGCGACCCGGAGACGGACATCGGGCGGGCGGTGGCCGCACTGGTCAGCGACGACATGGCGTACCTGACGGGAGCGACGCTGATGCTGGAGGGCGGGCGCACGCTGCTCGGCTGAAGCGGGGGCTCCGCCCCCGGACCCCCACTCCTCAAACGCCGGAGGGGCTGGAATCAGCCCGTCCGGCGGGGGCGAGGGAAACCCTCACACCACCCCCCGCCCCCGCAGCTCCGACAGCCGGTCCTCCGTCACCCCCGCCAGCGCGCCGAGGACTTCAGCCGTGTGCTGCCCCAGCCGCGGCGGCGGCGCGTACCCCTCGACCGGCGTCGCCGCGAACCGGATCGGATTGGCGAGCAGCGGCAGCCGTCCCGACACAGGGTCCTCGACCTCGACCAGCATCTCCCGGTGCCGGATCTGCGGATCGGCGAAGACCTCGGGCAGCTCGTTGAACGGGCCCGCCGGGACGTCGTGCCGGTCGAGCACGGCCAGCCATTCGTTCCGGGTCCGGGTCCGCAGGATCGCCGCCAGCACCGGCAGGATCTCCTCACGGTGGCTGATCCGGGCGGAGGTCGTGGCGAACCGGGGGTCCTGGAGCAGATCGGTGCGGTCGGCCGCGGCGCAGAACGCCGCGAACTGCTTGTCGTTGCCCGCGACCAGGAAGAGCGGCTTGTCCGCGCACTGGAACGCCTGGGAGGGGATCCCGCCGTACCCGCCATTGCCGCGCCGCTGCGGAACCTCCCCGGAGACCAGGTAGTTCATCGCGAAGTGCGACAGCGAGGCCAGTCCGCAGTCCAGCAGCGACAGGTCGATGAACTGGCCCTCGCCGGTGACGTCACGGTGGCGCAGCGCCGCCAGCACGGCTGTCGAGGCGTACAGGCCGGTGAGGATGTCGACCATGCTGATGCCGACCTTCATCGGCTCCTCGGGGTGCCCGGAGACGCTCATCATCCCGGACATGGCCTGGAAGATGCCGTCGTAGCCGGGACGTTCGGCGTAGGGCCCGCTCTGTCCGAAGCCCGTCACCGAGAGGTAGACCAGCCCGGGGTTGAGCGCGCGCAGGCTCTCGTGGTCGAGGCCGTACTTCGCCAGCGTTCCGGTGCGGAAGTTCTCGACCAGTACGTCCGAGCGGGTGGCGAGGGCGCGGATCAACTCCTGTCCCTCGGCGGTGGAGTGGTTCACCGTGACCGACCGCTTGTTGCGGTTGCAGGAGAGGTAGAAGGCGGCGGTGTCCGTGCCGGCGGCGAACGGCGGGCCGTAGGACCGAGAGTCGTCACCTGCTCCGGGCCGTTCGACTTTGATCACCTCGGCTCCCAGGTCGGCCAGCATCTGGGTGGCGAGCGGCGCCGCGAGGATGCGGGACAGGTCGAGGACGCGGATCCCGGCCAGGGCGGTCGACGGCATCGGGGTCTCCCTCTGTTCACGGACGGAGAATGAGTTATATAAATAATACATCTAGTGCTGGGATCACACCCGCCTGATTGCTTCAACTATCATATTCATGTAACTATATGGATCGGCCGTCAGGCCGAGACCGGAGGCCGTGCTGATGACCGTCGCGGCGAGGACCCTCACCGACCAGGAACAGCGCGAACGCCGCGAATGGTTCCGGGCCCGCTGGGAGCGCGGGGTCGCCTTCAACCGGTACTGCCGTCTGCGTGTGACGCGCTGGGACCCGGACGGCGTCGAGATCGTGCTCCCCTACACCGAGACGCTCTCCGCGCACGAAGGGCTCTTCCACGGCGGAGTCGTCTCGGCCCTCATCGACACCGCAGGCGCCGGCGCCGTGATCGCCGGACACGACTTCGCGAAGGGCAGCCGGCTCAGCACCGTGTCGATGTCGGTGCAGTACCTCGCCCCCGCCCGGGGCCGGGAGGCCGTCGCCTACGCGCGCTGTGTCCGGCGCGGCCGCAGAGTGCACTTCGCCGACGTCGACGTGATGGCGGACGGACGCATCTGCGCGCGCGGACAGGTGGTGGTGACCATCTCCGGGGAGCGGCAGGGCGTCGGCGATCCGATAGCCCCCGCCGACCCCATCGAACCGCTGACGGAGGATGACCGCGATGACTGAC
This is a stretch of genomic DNA from Streptomyces sp. NBC_00285. It encodes these proteins:
- a CDS encoding enoyl-CoA hydratase/isomerase family protein, whose translation is MTDIYAPFTSLTFERPSPGVLRVVLDSPNLNAVDPRMHGELADIWPVIDRDEETRVVLFQGAGRAFSAGGTFDSIDAMTGDYAVRARVMREARDMVYGVINCSKPVVSAIHGPAVGAGLVIGMLADISVAARTAKIVDGHTRLGVAAGDHAAICWPLLCGMAKAKYYLLTCEALTGEEAERIGLVSKCVDDADVHTEALRVATVLAAGPTSAISWTKRSLNHWYRTAQPIFEASLGLEFFGFGGHEVVEGLAAHRDKRTPDFEGVGGKHPLEL
- a CDS encoding SDR family NAD(P)-dependent oxidoreductase, whose product is MPRLSGRTALVTGGGQGVGRGIALALAAEGAAVVITGRTEGTLKDTAEEITARGGRAHTVVGDVGERADVDRMVAETVREFGGLDVLVNNAQASVQRRLEQTSYDDVELAYRTGPLATFHAMQSALPHLRARRGSVVNLGSSAAVQGEVGFASYAMAKEAIRGLTRVAAREWGVYGIRVNAVCPAALSPAAQAYFTDHPEKAEQVLAGIPLGRMGDPETDIGRAVAALVSDDMAYLTGATLMLEGGRTLLG
- a CDS encoding CaiB/BaiF CoA transferase family protein — its product is MPSTALAGIRVLDLSRILAAPLATQMLADLGAEVIKVERPGAGDDSRSYGPPFAAGTDTAAFYLSCNRNKRSVTVNHSTAEGQELIRALATRSDVLVENFRTGTLAKYGLDHESLRALNPGLVYLSVTGFGQSGPYAERPGYDGIFQAMSGMMSVSGHPEEPMKVGISMVDILTGLYASTAVLAALRHRDVTGEGQFIDLSLLDCGLASLSHFAMNYLVSGEVPQRRGNGGYGGIPSQAFQCADKPLFLVAGNDKQFAAFCAAADRTDLLQDPRFATTSARISHREEILPVLAAILRTRTRNEWLAVLDRHDVPAGPFNELPEVFADPQIRHREMLVEVEDPVSGRLPLLANPIRFAATPVEGYAPPPRLGQHTAEVLGALAGVTEDRLSELRGRGVV
- a CDS encoding nuclear transport factor 2 family protein, with amino-acid sequence MEERVERIESHLAVQQLPIRYALAVDARDLDAWVHCFPADVDMGRHGRGRDALRAYIEPLVRGFNRSVHQICGHRIEFTGRDTATGSVYCRAEHEVGERWIVMAIRYLDDYARVDGEWYFTRRREQHWYAADVTERPQQVGFEGWEGAGAPALPAAFPSWGAFWKET
- a CDS encoding acyl-CoA dehydrogenase family protein, encoding MDLTFTQEQDELRKVVRSFLAKYSDEAAVRRLAADPKGHDDLLWHRMAGELGLQGLAVPEEYGGSGFGYVDIGIVFEEAGRALLCGPYFATVALAAEALLRCDDEQARRDLLPGIASGGTVATLALTEDTGRWDEPGIRLTAHDTASGWQLTGTKTYVPDGHLADLLLVAARTPAGVSLFAVDAADAPGLARTPLPTLDQTRKQARLEFADTPARLLGTEGTAWPALRRTLATASVLLAAEQVGGAAAALDAAVDYAGIRVQYGRPIGSFQGIKHKCADMLTDIESARSAAYGGLWALDAGDETEIAVAAALAHVFCSEAFTRVAGDNIQVHGGIGFTWEHPAHLYFKRAKSSEALLGPPSYHRELLAARLGI
- a CDS encoding PaaI family thioesterase; translation: MTVAARTLTDQEQRERREWFRARWERGVAFNRYCRLRVTRWDPDGVEIVLPYTETLSAHEGLFHGGVVSALIDTAGAGAVIAGHDFAKGSRLSTVSMSVQYLAPARGREAVAYARCVRRGRRVHFADVDVMADGRICARGQVVVTISGERQGVGDPIAPADPIEPLTEDDRDD
- a CDS encoding acyl-CoA dehydrogenase family protein, encoding MELDFGPAVRDFRDELRDWLADHLVGEFAGHRGVGGPTDGAAWEVRLAWDRELSAGNWLGVGWPGEYGGRGLGLLEEIVFEYEYARVNAPYRATVNALDLLGPMLLKVGAEEQKKRFLPPILAVEELWGQGFSEPGAGSDLASVRTRAEREGEQWVVSGQKVWTSFGIHADWLYVLARTDPDSVRHKGLTMLLLPTDQPGVEIRPIRNLAGQDEFAEVFLSDARTGADMVVGEVGQGWRTAMATLGIERGTTLLPQQLTFEREAEALIDRARERGALDDPMLRRQIIDAWISVRIMRTTNLRTIAELTAGRTPGAQATTAKLYASTRHQQLGHLAQELAGPAGQIVGEDYGLDTRQRSFLLSLAETIYGGSSEIQRNIIGEQVLGLPKEPRP
- a CDS encoding MaoC family dehydratase, with the translated sequence MTPEQITTEVPPLVKGLTYEEMPVGQVFRTARRTVTETDLVNFVTWGGFTEPLFWDATHAAEGGYTGRLVPGGLTYCLAEGLVLQTNVLHGTGLAFLHMELTVRGPVYVGDTLHAIVETTGCRPSSKPGRGVVTSRITVRNQRDEDVLVYCPVRLIRGRDYEAPTP